The genomic DNA TTTGTTTGAATTATTTAGTAGTAGCATTTCTACACAGATTCCGATAGCATAGTCAGGATGAAATATCCCTACCATGATTGAGTTTGTACTAAAGTTGCAGTAACCTCATTTGCTGTAGCAAACTAGTACAGGAAAACATATGCTACCAATGACTTAATGGAGAACTAGTGTATTGTCGGTGATTTCAAATTTTGTAGTAGGATTGTTGGAATACTTATTCGCCAATTGCTAAAGAAAATGTTGGGGTGGATGGTTGTGCCAAACATAACAAGGAAATCTAGTGTCCTGTTTAGGTTTATCATTCTGTAGAATTATGTACATGATTCTAAGTGTATGATCTTTAGCAAGTACTTAGTAGGTTCTGGCCTTCTTGGTGAGGTGTAAAAATTTCTTCTCTATATTTTTGTTCACCAGCCTGGATTGTAAATAGAtagcttgtgaaaaagaagctGACGTAGTGACATGGAATTGTCATGCTTCCTTCGTGCTTACCTTCAATAGAGATAATGCACTCTTTTCTTTCTATATAGAATATGGTTCATATAAGTTGTCCTTGTACCTACAGAACTGAGTTATATATTCCAATGAGAATGCCATGTAACCTACTACGGAGTCAGTAAAGAACATGTACAAAGTGGTTTGGCTCTAGTATGCTTATCATATAGTAGGATTAAGCTCAAAACATGAGGCATTAGTGAATTTATtttggaaaaagtccattttgcTCCCCTCACTAttcactttgtccgcttaatcccctaagcaaaatttaggttCAATTTACTCCCATGAACTATTTCAGTTGGACCAATCTACCCCtaacaagtttttttttcttttttgtttctttgtgtgcaagttgaattttaatttcagattttgttaGTTGACTTTATAACATTAGAAAAATACAATACATtagaaatttttcatgattacttttcatacagttttgtatatctaaagtcaatttcatattaaatgTTCTAACGtatgaaaataatcatgaaaaatcttagtataattttttaacgtagggcatcatgttttgtatttGCTCACAAAATTGGAACTTAAAATTCAACTTATACacagagaaataaaaaaaggaaagcattattagggggtagattgggcCAACTGAAATAATTCGGGGGAGTAAAtcgagcctaaattttgcttagggggttaCGCGGACAAAGTGAACAGATGAGGGGAGTAAAGGACTTTTTCCATTTATTTTTGTCTTTAACATTTGTCCATTTTAGTTTTAGGTTCCCTCTTCAGAGCAATGCAATTGATGCTTTCTGACATGTTGCAGGGTTAAATGGCAAACAGAGCAAGATGGATGATGAAGTATGAAAAGGGCCTTGTTGATATACTTCATGAGAACAATACCTCACTTTATCGTACCCCAACTGGATGGAAAACAGAGGGGTGGAGGAAAATTGTTAGGGATTTCAACATGAGGTACCCAGAAGCAAAGTTTAGTAAAATGCAAATCCAGGAACACGAGACTCAATTGAAGAAAGACTATAAATTAATAAAATTGATCCTCCAGCGAGATGGTGTTTCATGGGACCAGAGTGCATCCATGATTAGAGCGACAGATGAAATCTGGGATGAGATAGTCGAGGTGAGGATTTAACTATTCTGCTCTGATTATATATGCAGCTGAGGTAAAATTTTGATATTCTTTATAAATTTGGTAGGATATGCCGAAGGCACGGAAGTACCAAAATAAGAGCTTTCAAATGCATGACTCGCTGGGGCTGTTATTTGATGGTAGGCACCTCCCCTTATCCGTGgtgcacacgcacacgcacgcTACCTTGACCCGATTGTTGTGTTACCCTTTGCTTTTCTGATATGTACATTCAACCATGATAGGCCCTATTCCTGAAGGAGGACAGAATTCACCACAGAATATTGTTGGAAATGTTGATGAGGGAGGCAACAACATGAGCATGACCCCAGACATGTCTGGAAGACCTAGTGGAACGATCATTGCAAACATTGACGAGACATGGAAAAATGTCAGCCTACTTCAACAAACGTCGTTAGGACCACAAGGTATAGATGATCTTGATGTTCTGCATAACCACACTGAGGAGGTACTGGGACGACAACAACATGGTGCAGACGGAAGGGCACAGAGAGCTGATGAACAGGCACATTCAAGTTCTTGCGTGGAGCCACATAGAGACAGGCGCAAGAAGCGCAAGGCTACAGACATCCAGCAGATCATGGAGGCCTATCTAAACTTCAGGATGAAGCAAGCTCGCGTGAAAGAACAGAAAGCAAATGAAGCAGATCAGTTCACCATCTCAAACTGCATCAAGGCAATGAACACCATGTCTGATGTGTCTGATGAGATCAAGATCCTAGCCTCTGATGTTTTCAAAGATGCCGAGAACCGTGAGATCTTTCTGTCCTACGAACCCAGGCTGCGTACCTTGTGGCTGAAGAGGGAAGTTGGCAAGCAACTCACATCGGCTTATTGATGTGTTCGTTCTTTGTAGGTGTTTTGAAGTGGCAACTTTTGCTGTTCTTTTTTAGTTTGTTATCTGTGTATCAGCTTAAAGTTGATTCTGGAGGCAGATGCAAATCTATTAGCAACTTTAACGTGTTCCATGTACAGTCTCACTACGCTTCCAGAAATGTAGTTATTCATGATCAGTAGTGTGCTTATGGCGTATAGTGCTTCCAACATTGTTTTTTGAAAACCGCAATGTAGGATTGTTCTCCCTTTGTAAACACGACAACACCAGAAGCCAATATCGTCGTGCACGAGCTCGTTTCGTAGTTTCGTTAAGCCCATAGT from Setaria italica strain Yugu1 chromosome VII, Setaria_italica_v2.0, whole genome shotgun sequence includes the following:
- the LOC101786786 gene encoding uncharacterized protein LOC101786786 isoform X1, with protein sequence MANRARWMMKYEKGLVDILHENNTSLYRTPTGWKTEGWRKIVRDFNMRYPEAKFSKMQIQEHETQLKKDYKLIKLILQRDGVSWDQSASMIRATDEIWDEIVEDMPKARKYQNKSFQMHDSLGLLFDGPIPEGGQNSPQNIVGNVDEGGNNMSMTPDMSGRPSGTIIANIDETWKNVSLLQQTSLGPQGIDDLDVLHNHTEEVLGRQQHGADGRAQRADEQAHSSSCVEPHRDRRKKRKATDIQQIMEAYLNFRMKQARVKEQKANEADQFTISNCIKAMNTMSDVSDEIKILASDVFKDAENREIFLSYEPRLRTLWLKREVGKQLTSAY
- the LOC101786786 gene encoding uncharacterized protein LOC101786786 isoform X2, with the translated sequence MANRARWMMKYEKGLVDILHENNTSLYRTPTGWKTEGWRKIVRDFNMRYPEAKFSKMQIQEHETQLKKDYKLIKLILQRDGVSWDQSASMIRATDEIWDEIVEARKYQNKSFQMHDSLGLLFDGPIPEGGQNSPQNIVGNVDEGGNNMSMTPDMSGRPSGTIIANIDETWKNVSLLQQTSLGPQGIDDLDVLHNHTEEVLGRQQHGADGRAQRADEQAHSSSCVEPHRDRRKKRKATDIQQIMEAYLNFRMKQARVKEQKANEADQFTISNCIKAMNTMSDVSDEIKILASDVFKDAENREIFLSYEPRLRTLWLKREVGKQLTSAY